A genomic segment from Myxococcota bacterium encodes:
- a CDS encoding methylated-DNA--[protein]-cysteine S-methyltransferase — protein MEERFALVVDSPVGRLGIAAETRGVTRVAWLDAPAREGRARPGSARVEPARDARARRHADAAARALAAYFAREADAAARLAALPLVAVGSAFAQAVWCALRAIAPGATHHYGGVARALGSPGAARAVGAAARRNPIAIAIPCHRLVGADGSLTGFAGGLAAKRWLLEHEGARPRAHSSVAASSRSTNAPPTHEPTGIAT, from the coding sequence GTGGAGGAACGCTTCGCACTCGTCGTCGACTCGCCGGTCGGGAGGCTCGGCATCGCGGCCGAGACGCGCGGCGTGACCCGCGTCGCCTGGTTGGACGCGCCCGCGCGCGAGGGGCGCGCGCGGCCCGGGAGCGCGCGCGTCGAGCCCGCGCGCGACGCGCGCGCGCGCCGCCACGCCGACGCCGCCGCGCGCGCACTCGCGGCCTACTTCGCGCGCGAGGCGGATGCCGCGGCCCGCCTCGCCGCGCTCCCCCTCGTCGCGGTGGGGAGCGCATTCGCGCAGGCGGTCTGGTGCGCGCTGCGCGCGATCGCGCCGGGAGCGACCCACCACTACGGCGGCGTGGCGCGCGCGCTCGGCTCGCCGGGCGCCGCGCGCGCGGTCGGCGCCGCCGCGCGCCGGAACCCGATCGCGATCGCGATTCCATGCCATCGCCTCGTCGGCGCCGACGGCTCGCTCACGGGCTTCGCGGGCGGCCTCGCCGCGAAGCGCTGGCTGCTCGAGCACGAGGGCGCGCGTCCGCGCGCTCACTCGAGCGTCGCGGCGAGCAGCCGTTCGACGAACGCGCCGCCGACCCACGAGCCGACGGGAATCGCGACGTAG
- a CDS encoding cation:proton antiporter, giving the protein MNEPHLLVQLLVLLAITAAGLALFERLRLPSIAGFLVVGAVAGPGGLELVETNESVRALAEIGVVFLLFEIGLELPLERLRALWRTALLAGGAQVVLTVAVVAAGARALGLEPASALVLGGVVSMSSTALAMRLLVAGGTVDAPQGRLAVAILLLQDLAIVPFLLAIPLLGDAGGSLAHVAAVVGRMALALVAMLLVVRGVVPRVLDRAARLRSPDLFSLLALLVVLGSAVAAEMLGLTLAVGAFLAGVAATASPYSHQLFSEVVPLRGVLIGVFFTAVGMLFEPAALLAQPGAVAAYLAVAVGAKGLLIALVAAPLAREHLRTGVLTAAALAQTGEFSFVLADAARAAGALDPSLHQVVIAGSILSLLATPFLVRAAPALADRLAGRAPRDAANAPTAHGGERAADAAPEERAVVIGFGHAGRTIARTLRSLGIDYVVVESNASAVEAARERGEPIHYGDATRPVVLAHLGVARAKLVAVAISDPLATRRIVSRIHAFAPHTPVLARVRYVKEIELLEDAGARAIVAEEYEAALELVARVLAFFAVPSAAVRSFTDALREEGYDALRGNAGVPIDPWLVELLEQVDTSWVDVPADLAPTSLAVLGVRARTGVSVLAVERVGGATPNPPPGFEIRGGDRLLVLGDAPALARLEELLAAPAA; this is encoded by the coding sequence ATGAACGAGCCGCACCTGCTCGTCCAGCTGCTCGTCCTGCTCGCGATCACCGCCGCGGGGCTCGCGCTCTTCGAGCGGCTGCGGCTCCCGTCGATCGCGGGCTTCCTCGTCGTCGGTGCGGTCGCCGGGCCGGGCGGGCTCGAGCTCGTCGAGACGAACGAGAGCGTGCGCGCGCTCGCCGAGATCGGCGTCGTGTTCCTGCTGTTCGAGATCGGGCTCGAGCTGCCGCTCGAGCGGCTGCGCGCGCTGTGGCGGACGGCGCTGCTCGCCGGCGGCGCGCAGGTCGTGCTCACCGTCGCCGTCGTCGCGGCCGGCGCGCGCGCGCTCGGCCTCGAGCCGGCGAGCGCGCTCGTGCTGGGAGGCGTCGTCTCGATGTCGAGCACGGCGCTCGCGATGCGGCTGCTCGTCGCGGGCGGCACGGTCGACGCGCCGCAGGGCCGGCTCGCGGTCGCCATCCTGCTGCTGCAGGACCTCGCGATCGTCCCGTTCCTGCTCGCCATCCCGCTGCTCGGCGACGCGGGCGGCTCGCTCGCCCACGTCGCGGCGGTCGTCGGACGCATGGCGCTCGCGCTCGTCGCGATGCTGCTCGTCGTCCGCGGCGTCGTGCCGCGCGTGCTCGACCGCGCGGCGCGCCTGCGCTCGCCCGACCTGTTCAGCCTGCTCGCGCTGCTCGTCGTGCTCGGCTCGGCCGTGGCGGCCGAGATGCTCGGGCTCACGCTCGCGGTCGGCGCCTTCCTCGCCGGCGTGGCGGCCACCGCGTCGCCCTACTCGCACCAGCTCTTCTCGGAGGTCGTGCCGCTGCGCGGCGTGCTGATCGGCGTGTTCTTCACGGCCGTCGGGATGCTCTTCGAGCCGGCCGCGCTGCTCGCGCAGCCCGGCGCGGTCGCGGCCTACCTCGCGGTCGCCGTCGGCGCGAAGGGCCTGCTCATCGCACTCGTCGCCGCTCCGCTCGCGCGCGAGCACCTGCGCACGGGCGTCCTCACCGCCGCCGCGCTCGCGCAGACGGGCGAGTTCTCGTTCGTGCTCGCCGACGCCGCACGCGCGGCGGGCGCGCTCGATCCGTCCCTCCATCAGGTCGTGATCGCCGGGTCGATCCTGAGCCTGCTCGCGACGCCCTTCCTCGTGCGCGCGGCGCCCGCACTCGCCGACCGCCTCGCGGGCCGCGCGCCACGGGACGCGGCGAACGCGCCGACCGCGCACGGAGGCGAGCGCGCCGCGGACGCCGCACCCGAGGAGCGCGCCGTCGTGATCGGCTTCGGCCACGCGGGCCGCACGATCGCGCGCACGCTGCGCTCGCTCGGCATCGACTACGTCGTCGTCGAATCGAACGCGAGCGCGGTCGAGGCGGCGCGCGAACGCGGCGAGCCCATCCACTACGGCGACGCGACGCGGCCCGTCGTGCTCGCGCACCTCGGCGTCGCGCGCGCGAAGCTCGTCGCCGTCGCGATCTCCGACCCGCTCGCCACGCGCCGCATCGTCTCGCGCATCCACGCGTTCGCGCCGCACACGCCCGTGCTCGCGCGCGTGCGCTACGTGAAGGAGATCGAGCTGCTCGAGGACGCCGGGGCGCGCGCGATCGTCGCCGAGGAGTACGAGGCCGCGCTCGAGCTGGTCGCGCGCGTGCTCGCGTTCTTCGCCGTGCCGAGCGCGGCCGTGCGGAGCTTCACCGACGCCCTTCGCGAGGAGGGCTACGACGCGCTGCGCGGCAACGCCGGTGTCCCGATCGACCCCTGGCTCGTCGAGCTGCTCGAGCAGGTCGACACGAGCTGGGTCGACGTGCCCGCCGACCTCGCACCGACGAGCCTCGCCGTCCTCGGCGTGCGCGCGCGCACGGGCGTGAGCGTGCTCGCCGTGGAGCGCGTGGGCGGCGCCACGCCGAACCCGCCGCCCGGCTTCGAGATCCGCGGCGGCGACCGCCTGCTCGTACTCGGCGACGCCCCCGCGCTGGCGCGCCTCGAGGAGCTGCTCGCCGCACCGGCCGCCTGA
- a CDS encoding glutamate synthase-related protein → MGYELGDVIAVINLALLVVMIGGPPIVILSLYLSDRNQSQHAVLRNFPLLGRIRYVLEHIGPELRQYLFNSDREGKPFSRDDYHTVVFAGKYLKSIMSFGSKRDFDQPGWYLRNSMVVTLMQDLRIVREPLLPTRRYVIESEGLMSRKEKMGDQTVSPWTLPDEDALVVGAGLAHPWTLRGLIGMSAMSYGALGRNAIQAMSHGLAMATGSWLNTGEGGLSEHHLVGGGDVVFQIGPGLFGVRTEAGEWDWDEFRSKAAVPQVRGFELKIHQGAKIRGGHVEAEKVTEEIARIRRVPAFTTIDAPNRFEMFATIDQLFDHVSRMRSEAQKPVGIKVVVGGPGSCDDIAAAMARRGDGPDWITVDGGEGGSGAMYQEMADTMGLPVRSGLVEMDDALRRHGVRDRVRIFASGMMFSADRIAIALSLGADAVNIARGLMISVGCIQAQKCHSNQCPVGVATTDEKLMKALVVDEKKFRVMNYIVTLRAALASLTAAAGLRSPTEFTRHHAVYRDAYGRVASAADIFPSPRPGSARRPAVLPRIDVLRGDGALVGLGDEEKPEAR, encoded by the coding sequence GTGGGCTACGAGCTCGGCGACGTCATCGCCGTCATCAATCTCGCTCTGCTGGTCGTGATGATCGGCGGGCCGCCGATCGTGATCCTGTCCCTCTACCTGTCGGATCGCAACCAGTCGCAGCACGCGGTGCTGCGCAACTTCCCGCTCCTCGGTCGCATCCGCTACGTGCTCGAGCACATCGGGCCGGAGCTCCGGCAGTACCTCTTCAACTCGGATCGCGAGGGCAAGCCGTTCTCGCGCGACGACTACCACACGGTCGTCTTCGCCGGGAAGTACCTCAAGAGCATCATGTCGTTCGGGTCGAAGCGCGACTTCGACCAGCCCGGCTGGTACCTGCGCAACTCGATGGTCGTCACGCTGATGCAGGACCTGCGCATCGTGCGCGAGCCGCTCCTTCCGACGCGCCGGTACGTGATCGAGAGCGAAGGGCTCATGTCCCGCAAGGAGAAGATGGGCGACCAGACCGTGTCGCCGTGGACGCTGCCCGACGAGGACGCGCTCGTGGTCGGCGCGGGCCTCGCGCACCCGTGGACGCTGCGCGGGCTGATCGGGATGAGTGCGATGTCGTACGGCGCGCTCGGTCGCAACGCCATCCAGGCCATGAGTCACGGCCTCGCGATGGCGACGGGCTCGTGGCTCAACACGGGTGAGGGCGGCCTGTCCGAGCACCATCTGGTCGGCGGCGGGGACGTCGTGTTCCAGATCGGGCCGGGCCTGTTCGGCGTGCGCACCGAGGCCGGCGAGTGGGACTGGGACGAGTTCCGCAGCAAGGCGGCCGTGCCGCAGGTGAGGGGCTTCGAGCTCAAGATCCACCAGGGCGCGAAGATCCGCGGCGGGCACGTCGAGGCGGAGAAGGTGACCGAGGAGATCGCGCGCATCCGACGCGTGCCCGCGTTCACGACGATCGACGCGCCCAACCGCTTCGAGATGTTCGCGACGATCGACCAGCTCTTCGATCACGTGAGCCGCATGCGCAGCGAGGCGCAGAAGCCCGTGGGCATCAAGGTCGTCGTCGGCGGGCCCGGCTCGTGCGACGACATCGCGGCGGCGATGGCGCGGCGGGGCGACGGGCCGGACTGGATCACGGTCGACGGCGGCGAGGGCGGGTCGGGCGCGATGTACCAGGAGATGGCCGACACGATGGGCCTCCCGGTGCGCTCGGGGCTCGTCGAGATGGACGACGCGCTGCGCCGCCACGGCGTGCGCGACCGCGTCCGGATCTTCGCCTCGGGCATGATGTTCTCGGCCGACCGCATCGCGATCGCGCTCTCGCTCGGGGCGGACGCCGTCAACATCGCGCGCGGGCTGATGATCTCGGTCGGCTGCATCCAGGCGCAGAAGTGCCACAGCAACCAGTGCCCGGTCGGCGTCGCGACGACCGACGAGAAGCTGATGAAGGCACTCGTCGTCGACGAGAAGAAGTTCCGGGTGATGAACTACATCGTGACGTTGCGCGCTGCGCTCGCGTCGCTCACCGCCGCCGCGGGCCTGCGCTCGCCGACCGAGTTCACGCGCCACCACGCCGTGTACCGCGACGCCTACGGCCGCGTCGCGTCGGCCGCCGACATCTTCCCGAGCCCGCGGCCCGGGTCGGCGCGCCGCCCCGCCGTGCTGCCGCGCATCGACGTGCTGCGCGGCGACGGCGCGCTCGTGGGACTCGGCGACGAGGAGAAGCCCGAGGCTCGCTAG
- a CDS encoding AI-2E family transporter — MDRDAQERRIQTACLLILSAVALGFALYWLRPVMVPFVLAVFFALGLAPAVDVQVRALRLPRAVAIVTTLVLGGGLLTGIAALIQISVRQLTANAPAYEARLTELIARTANALPLERIGLDTSRILDALSSIPVSSIGGMLLGTTNAIVDLLSRSLLVLIFMIYLLIGRETRLPGAARRGIWLDIESRIERYIVTKAFVSGATGLLVGGILAVLGIDLALVFGLFAFLLNFIPSVGSVIATLLPLPVVLVSPDTSPLAAALAIALPGLVQFAIGNVLEPKIMGDALDLHPIAILMALILWGMLWGVVGMLLATPITAMMKLLFEQLEATRPVAALLAGRVSGAPRPAARAEPA; from the coding sequence ATGGACCGCGACGCGCAGGAGCGACGGATCCAGACCGCGTGCCTGCTCATCCTGAGCGCGGTGGCGCTCGGGTTCGCGCTCTACTGGCTGCGTCCCGTGATGGTCCCGTTCGTGCTGGCCGTGTTCTTCGCGCTCGGCCTCGCGCCCGCCGTCGACGTCCAGGTGCGGGCGCTGCGGCTGCCGCGCGCCGTCGCGATCGTCACGACGCTCGTCCTCGGCGGCGGTCTCCTCACCGGCATCGCGGCGTTGATCCAGATCTCCGTGCGACAGCTGACGGCCAACGCGCCCGCCTACGAGGCGCGCCTCACCGAGCTCATCGCGCGCACGGCGAACGCGCTCCCGCTCGAACGGATCGGGCTCGACACGAGCCGCATTCTCGACGCGCTCTCGTCGATCCCGGTGAGCTCGATCGGCGGCATGCTGCTCGGCACGACGAACGCGATCGTCGACCTCCTCTCGCGCTCGCTGCTCGTGCTGATCTTCATGATCTACCTGTTGATCGGTCGCGAGACGCGACTCCCCGGCGCGGCGCGGCGCGGCATCTGGCTCGACATCGAGAGCCGCATCGAGCGCTACATCGTGACGAAGGCGTTCGTGTCGGGCGCGACGGGCCTGCTCGTGGGCGGGATCCTCGCCGTCCTCGGCATCGACCTCGCGCTCGTGTTCGGGCTGTTCGCGTTCCTGTTGAACTTCATCCCGAGCGTCGGGTCGGTGATCGCGACGCTGCTCCCGCTGCCGGTCGTGCTCGTGAGCCCGGACACGAGCCCGCTCGCCGCGGCGCTCGCGATCGCGCTCCCCGGTCTCGTCCAGTTCGCGATCGGCAACGTGCTCGAGCCCAAGATCATGGGCGACGCGCTCGACCTCCACCCGATCGCGATCCTGATGGCCCTGATCCTGTGGGGGATGCTGTGGGGCGTCGTCGGCATGCTGCTCGCGACGCCCATCACGGCGATGATGAAGCTGCTCTTCGAGCAGCTCGAAGCGACCCGGCCGGTGGCCGCGCTGCTCGCCGGGCGCGTGAGCGGCGCGCCCCGCCCGGCCGCTCGCGCCGAACCGGCCTGA
- a CDS encoding TIGR01777 family oxidoreductase — MTGATGLVGGALVARLLERGTAVRAVSRSARAAADERVERVVWDGVEVPADALAGCDAVVHLAGEPIFGGLPTQGRLERMRASRVDSTRAIARTLGELGASERPRTLVNASAVGFYGSRGDERLGEASAPGRGLLAELCRDWEAAADEARAHAVRVARMRLGIVFAREGGALATMRRPFAWNVGGRLGNGRQWVPWVHLDDAVGALLLALEGRLEGAVNVVAPEPVTNRELTAALAERLAASPLLARLQSDLVRVPGFAIRAVFGEIADELLGSKRVVPGALERARYRYRFASLGDALDDCLA; from the coding sequence GTGACCGGCGCGACCGGGCTCGTCGGCGGCGCGCTCGTCGCGCGGCTCCTCGAGCGCGGCACCGCGGTGCGCGCCGTCTCGCGCAGCGCGCGCGCCGCAGCCGACGAGCGCGTCGAGCGGGTCGTCTGGGACGGCGTCGAGGTGCCGGCCGACGCGCTCGCGGGCTGCGACGCCGTCGTCCACCTCGCCGGCGAGCCCATCTTCGGCGGGCTCCCGACACAGGGCCGCCTCGAGCGCATGCGCGCGAGCCGCGTCGATTCGACGCGCGCGATCGCGCGCACGCTAGGCGAGCTCGGTGCCTCGGAGCGCCCGCGCACGCTCGTCAACGCGTCCGCCGTCGGCTTCTACGGCTCGCGCGGCGACGAGCGGCTCGGCGAGGCGAGCGCGCCCGGCCGCGGCCTGCTCGCCGAGCTGTGCCGCGACTGGGAGGCCGCGGCCGACGAGGCGCGCGCGCACGCGGTGCGCGTCGCGCGCATGCGGCTCGGCATCGTCTTCGCGCGCGAGGGTGGCGCGCTCGCGACGATGCGCCGCCCGTTCGCCTGGAACGTCGGCGGGCGGCTCGGCAACGGGCGACAGTGGGTGCCGTGGGTGCACCTCGACGACGCGGTCGGCGCGCTGCTGCTCGCGCTCGAGGGCCGGCTCGAGGGCGCGGTCAACGTGGTCGCTCCCGAGCCGGTCACGAATCGCGAGCTCACGGCCGCGCTCGCCGAACGCCTCGCCGCGTCGCCCCTGCTCGCGCGCCTGCAGAGCGACCTCGTGCGCGTGCCGGGCTTCGCGATCCGCGCCGTGTTCGGCGAGATCGCCGACGAGCTGCTCGGGAGCAAGCGCGTCGTGCCGGGCGCGCTCGAGCGGGCGCGCTACCGCTACCGCTTCGCGTCGCTCGGCGACGCGCTCGACGACTGCCTCGCATGA
- a CDS encoding methyltransferase domain-containing protein, translating to MDLYDRPVRRIEPATAQPASPCPVCDARTAVPTYRVEGVAAPIVVCTQCGHGRFDPLPSDDEIAAFYPADYYGEPGSKFRPAIEGLVRAVAARHVRFLCEGLPAGARVLDVGCGRGVILGPLADRGYEAHGVEISADATRGVDPRAHVRIAPRLADAGYAAGTFDQIVIWHVLEHLRDPRATIEECHRILAPGGRLVVAVPNFASWQARFGGPGWFHLDAPRHLHHFPLPALRALVERCGFACERAHHFSLRQNPFGWIQSAQNRLDPEHPNRLYTALHHPRQGARPRAAERLRAWAWLAALGAPALALSVLEAVCESGATVHVVATRRDGERG from the coding sequence TTGGATCTCTACGATCGTCCGGTGCGGCGGATCGAGCCCGCGACCGCGCAGCCCGCGTCGCCGTGCCCGGTGTGCGACGCGCGGACCGCCGTTCCCACGTATCGCGTCGAGGGCGTCGCCGCGCCGATCGTCGTCTGCACGCAGTGCGGGCACGGCCGCTTCGACCCGCTTCCCTCCGACGACGAGATCGCGGCGTTCTACCCGGCCGACTACTACGGCGAGCCCGGCTCGAAGTTCCGGCCGGCGATCGAGGGGCTCGTGCGCGCGGTCGCCGCGCGCCACGTGCGCTTCCTGTGCGAGGGGCTCCCGGCCGGCGCGCGCGTGCTCGACGTCGGATGCGGGCGCGGCGTCATCCTCGGCCCGCTCGCGGACCGCGGCTACGAGGCGCACGGCGTCGAGATCAGCGCCGACGCGACGCGCGGAGTCGACCCGCGCGCGCACGTGCGCATCGCGCCGCGGCTCGCCGATGCGGGCTACGCCGCGGGCACGTTCGACCAGATCGTGATCTGGCACGTGCTCGAGCATCTGCGCGACCCGCGCGCGACGATCGAGGAGTGCCACCGCATCCTCGCTCCGGGCGGGCGGCTCGTCGTCGCCGTGCCGAACTTCGCGAGCTGGCAGGCGCGCTTCGGCGGGCCCGGCTGGTTCCACCTCGACGCGCCGCGGCACCTCCACCACTTCCCGCTGCCGGCGCTGCGCGCGCTCGTCGAGCGCTGCGGGTTCGCGTGCGAGCGCGCGCACCACTTCTCGCTGCGGCAGAACCCGTTCGGGTGGATCCAGAGCGCGCAGAACCGGCTCGACCCCGAGCACCCGAATCGCCTCTACACGGCGCTCCACCACCCGCGGCAGGGCGCGCGGCCACGCGCGGCGGAGCGGCTGCGCGCGTGGGCCTGGCTCGCCGCGCTCGGCGCGCCCGCGCTCGCGCTCTCCGTCCTCGAGGCCGTGTGCGAGAGCGGCGCGACCGTGCACGTCGTCGCGACGCGGCGCGACGGCGAGCGAGGCTAG
- a CDS encoding SIMPL domain-containing protein (The SIMPL domain is named for its presence in mouse protein SIMPL (signalling molecule that associates with mouse pelle-like kinase). Bacterial member BP26, from Brucella, was shown to assemble into a channel-like structure, while YggE from E. coli has been associated with resistance to oxidative stress.) encodes MGDPKDEMADGGRLRVHARRATSRAAAMRGSALGRVRAIARSSAIALGLALAVPAHADDAARPVIRVAGAATLTAPADVATLSVAVVTESAESAPAVEENARRSTAVIAALRKALGDAGEISTLGFSVAPQYDYGKASSGSPILRGYVVRNTVQVRLGAIARVGEAIDAATRAGANEVQSIVFGLRDDAPLRLRALAAAAKDARAKADAAAEALGVEVREIVSLDEGGGGVEVPRMRMQAEFAASKASTPIEAGGVDVRAEVVLTVAIGD; translated from the coding sequence ATGGGCGACCCGAAGGACGAGATGGCGGACGGCGGTCGGCTTCGCGTGCACGCGCGGAGGGCCACGTCGCGCGCTGCGGCGATGCGGGGCTCGGCGCTCGGACGGGTGCGCGCGATCGCGCGATCGTCGGCGATCGCGCTCGGGCTCGCGCTCGCCGTGCCCGCCCACGCGGACGACGCCGCGCGTCCGGTGATCCGCGTCGCGGGGGCGGCCACGCTCACGGCTCCCGCGGACGTGGCGACGCTCTCGGTCGCCGTGGTCACCGAGAGCGCGGAGAGCGCGCCCGCCGTCGAGGAGAACGCGCGGCGCAGCACGGCCGTGATCGCCGCGCTCCGCAAGGCCCTCGGCGACGCGGGCGAGATCTCGACGCTCGGGTTCTCCGTCGCGCCGCAGTACGACTACGGGAAGGCGAGCTCGGGCAGCCCCATCCTGCGCGGCTACGTCGTGCGCAACACGGTGCAGGTGCGGCTCGGGGCGATCGCGCGCGTCGGCGAGGCGATCGACGCGGCGACGCGCGCGGGCGCGAACGAGGTCCAGTCGATCGTCTTCGGCCTTCGCGACGACGCGCCGCTCCGCCTGCGGGCGCTCGCGGCCGCCGCCAAGGACGCGCGCGCGAAGGCCGACGCGGCGGCCGAGGCGCTCGGCGTCGAGGTGCGCGAGATCGTGTCGCTCGACGAGGGCGGGGGTGGCGTGGAGGTGCCGCGCATGCGGATGCAGGCCGAGTTCGCCGCGTCCAAGGCCTCGACGCCGATCGAGGCGGGCGGCGTCGACGTGCGCGCCGAGGTCGTCCTGACGGTCGCGATCGGCGACTAA
- a CDS encoding cytochrome c, protein MAVARACTLLAILALAVAACGGGDEPSAPPTSPAPTPAPVPTPAPTPPPPPPTPAPTPPPASTEPIAERGDARVGAPIYATYCATCHGAKGDGDGPLSQGLQPQPAKHSDGAYMNGLSDEYLAKVIREGGPAVGKSPLMAAWGNVLTDQDIAHVVAFVRTLADPPYTPPAD, encoded by the coding sequence GTGGCGGTGGCGCGCGCGTGCACACTGCTCGCGATCCTCGCGCTCGCCGTCGCCGCATGCGGCGGAGGGGACGAGCCCTCCGCGCCGCCGACGAGCCCGGCGCCGACGCCGGCGCCCGTCCCCACGCCGGCTCCCACTCCGCCGCCGCCGCCGCCGACCCCCGCGCCGACGCCGCCTCCCGCGTCCACCGAGCCGATCGCCGAGAGAGGTGATGCGCGCGTCGGGGCTCCGATCTATGCGACCTACTGCGCGACGTGCCACGGTGCGAAGGGCGACGGCGACGGGCCGCTCAGCCAGGGGCTGCAGCCGCAGCCCGCGAAGCACTCGGACGGCGCCTACATGAACGGGCTGAGCGACGAGTACCTGGCCAAGGTCATCCGCGAGGGCGGACCGGCGGTCGGGAAGTCGCCGCTCATGGCGGCCTGGGGCAACGTGCTCACCGATCAGGACATCGCGCACGTCGTCGCCTTCGTCCGCACGCTCGCCGACCCGCCGTACACGCCGCCGGCCGACTAG
- a CDS encoding DUF1499 domain-containing protein, with the protein MSAARAAGPSARGRAAAAARAPWLLAVLVLVLGASCAAPRPTTLGVRPGTSALAPCPSSPNCVSSTADDAAHRTEPFALAGDPAAAWAGVREAVASTPRTEVVAATDRYLHAEATTRLMRYVDDLELLLDPATGRVEVRSASRIGYGDMGANAARVEALRARLRAAGLLAP; encoded by the coding sequence GTGAGCGCGGCGCGCGCAGCGGGGCCGAGCGCGCGCGGACGCGCCGCGGCGGCGGCGCGCGCGCCGTGGCTCCTCGCCGTGCTCGTGCTCGTGCTCGGCGCGTCGTGCGCGGCACCGCGACCCACCACGTTAGGCGTGCGGCCCGGGACGAGCGCGCTCGCGCCGTGTCCGTCGAGCCCGAACTGCGTCTCGAGCACCGCGGACGACGCGGCGCACCGCACGGAGCCGTTCGCGCTCGCGGGCGACCCCGCCGCGGCGTGGGCCGGCGTGCGCGAGGCCGTCGCGTCGACGCCGCGCACGGAGGTCGTCGCGGCGACGGACCGCTACCTGCACGCCGAGGCCACGACGCGGCTCATGCGCTACGTCGACGACCTCGAGCTCCTGCTCGACCCGGCGACCGGGCGCGTCGAGGTGCGCTCGGCCTCGCGCATCGGGTACGGCGACATGGGCGCGAATGCGGCGCGCGTCGAGGCGCTCCGGGCGCGGCTGCGGGCCGCGGGGCTGCTCGCGCCGTAG
- a CDS encoding phospholipid carrier-dependent glycosyltransferase — MTRSRAWWSLGVALAAVAVAMRVHNAFAYLLHYGFDALFNWKYVELLTEFFVLPDPEYGWSTARPPLFFHLAGGLARIFGPAARDAVPVIRLASSAVGLGAVALCVAWVRAQGGDAKRCVLAGALVAFLPAHVYLSAMLNEEILAASLTTLALFLYLRAGAAAGGPGGAEGAPRLRRALARDVAVGVAAGLAWLTKLTGVLTALSLAAARVLAGARERRARPALAGACAIGLAALATGGWFYVRSYVLYGYFYPSNLAAHRIMWSMPPGERTLLDYVYVPLATFANPRLDDPALLHSVWGGTYATLWFDGQRHFTPSDDAVVDRVGALVACLAVLPSLAFFAGLARGVRRALADARAPDTPMLLLVAATLAGYAAYTWATPWFATVKGSYLLGLALPYAHYTSEVLADWTDAARRPRWLRILLFVWLAALLAAIVAAFTFGTPLWEMRGGDPLPGLPWEGAPPPDHVW; from the coding sequence GTGACGCGATCGCGCGCGTGGTGGTCGCTCGGCGTGGCGCTCGCGGCCGTCGCCGTCGCGATGCGCGTGCACAACGCGTTCGCCTACCTGCTCCACTACGGGTTCGACGCGCTCTTCAACTGGAAGTACGTCGAGCTGCTCACCGAGTTCTTCGTGCTGCCCGACCCGGAGTACGGCTGGTCGACGGCGCGCCCGCCGCTCTTCTTCCACCTCGCCGGCGGGCTCGCGCGCATCTTCGGGCCGGCGGCGCGCGACGCGGTGCCCGTCATCCGGCTCGCGAGCAGCGCGGTCGGGCTCGGCGCCGTCGCGCTGTGTGTCGCGTGGGTGCGCGCGCAGGGAGGCGACGCGAAGCGATGCGTGCTCGCGGGCGCGCTCGTCGCGTTCCTCCCGGCGCACGTCTACCTCTCGGCGATGCTGAACGAGGAGATCCTCGCGGCGTCGCTCACGACGCTCGCGCTGTTCCTGTACCTGCGCGCCGGCGCGGCGGCAGGCGGGCCGGGGGGTGCGGAAGGCGCGCCGCGGCTGCGCCGCGCGCTCGCACGCGACGTCGCGGTGGGTGTCGCGGCGGGGCTCGCCTGGCTGACGAAGCTCACGGGCGTGCTGACGGCGCTGTCGCTCGCGGCGGCGCGCGTCCTCGCGGGCGCGCGCGAGCGGCGGGCGCGGCCCGCGCTCGCGGGGGCGTGCGCGATCGGACTGGCCGCGCTCGCGACCGGAGGCTGGTTCTACGTCCGCAGCTACGTGCTGTACGGCTACTTCTACCCGAGCAACCTCGCGGCGCACCGCATCATGTGGAGCATGCCGCCCGGCGAGCGCACGCTCCTCGACTACGTCTACGTGCCGCTCGCGACGTTCGCGAACCCGCGTCTCGACGACCCGGCCCTCCTGCACTCGGTCTGGGGCGGGACGTACGCGACGCTGTGGTTCGACGGGCAGCGCCACTTCACGCCGAGCGACGACGCCGTGGTCGATCGCGTCGGCGCGCTCGTCGCGTGCCTCGCCGTGCTGCCGTCGCTCGCGTTCTTCGCGGGGCTCGCGCGCGGCGTGCGGCGCGCGCTCGCCGACGCGCGCGCGCCCGACACGCCGATGCTGCTGCTCGTCGCCGCGACGCTCGCGGGCTACGCGGCGTACACGTGGGCGACGCCCTGGTTCGCGACCGTGAAGGGCTCGTACCTGCTCGGTCTCGCCCTCCCGTACGCGCACTACACGAGCGAGGTGCTCGCCGACTGGACCGACGCGGCCCGGCGTCCGCGCTGGCTGCGCATCCTGCTCTTCGTGTGGCTCGCCGCGCTGCTCGCGGCGATCGTCGCGGCGTTCACGTTCGGGACGCCGCTCTGGGAGATGCGCGGCGGCGACCCGCTGCCGGGCCTCCCCTGGGAGGGCGCGCCGCCGCCGGACCACGTCTGGTAG